Proteins co-encoded in one Juglans regia cultivar Chandler chromosome 16, Walnut 2.0, whole genome shotgun sequence genomic window:
- the LOC109006669 gene encoding damage-control phosphatase At2g17340-like, whose amino-acid sequence MESASEMVAFPLLTTPIESNYRACTIPYRFPSDNPRKATPAEIAWIDLFLNSIPSFKKRAESDPTVPDANIKAEIFAQRYTEILEEFKKDPESHGGPPDCILLCRLREQVLRELGFRDIFKKVKDEENAKAISLFVDVVNLNDAIEDEGKRLENLVRGIFAGNIFDLGSAQLAEVFSKDGMSFLASCQNLVSRPWVIDDLDAFKLQWGKKPWKKAIIFVDNSGADIILGILPFARELLRHGTQVVLAANDLPSINDVTYPELVEIISKLKDEHGQLMGVDTSNLLIANSGNDLPVIDLTRVSQELAYLASDADLVILEGMGRGIETNLYAQFKCDSLKIGMVKHPEVALFLGGRLYDCVFKYNEVLS is encoded by the exons atgGAGAGCGCGTCGGAAATGGTGGCATTTCCGTTGCTGACGACGCCGATCGAGTCCAATTATAGAGCGTGCACCATTCCCTACCGCTTCCCCTCCGATAACCCTCGCAAGGCCACCCCTGCAGAGATCGCTTGGATTGACCTCTTCCTTAATTCCATTCCCTCCTTCAA GAAACGAGCAGAGAGTGATCCTACAGTTCCTGATGCTAATATTAAAGCTGAAATCTTTGCTCAGAG ATATACTGAAATACTTGAGGAGTTTAAGAAAGATCCTGAAAGTCATGGTGGGCCACCTGATTGCATT CTTCTCTGCAGACTTCGCGAGCAAGTTCTTAGAGAATTGGGATTCCGTGATATATTTAAGAAAGTTAAG GATGAAGAGAATGCAAAGGCTATATCTCTATTTGTGGATGTAGTTAATCTTAATGATGCCATTGAAGATGAAGGCAAGCGACTGGAGAATCTGGTTAGAGGAATTTTTGCAGGAAACATATTTGATCTCGGCTCTGCACAG CTTGCAGAGGTTTTCTCGAAGGATGGAATGTCCTTTTTAGCTAGTTGTCAAAACCTTGTTTCCCGACCTTGGGTTATTGATGACTTAGACGCTTTCAAATTGCAATGGGGCAAGAAACCTTGGAAGAAG GCTATCATTTTTGTTGATAATTCTGGTGCAGATATTATTTTGGGCATTTTGCCATTTGCAAGAGAATTACTCCGACATGGGACTCAG GTTGTTTTGGCGGCGAATGACTTGCCTTCTATCAATGACGTGACTTACCCTGAACTGGTTGAGATTATATCAAAG CTGAAGGACGAACATGGTCAGCTCATGGGTGTTGATACTTCAAATCTTTTAATTGCCAATTCTGGTAATGATTTGCCG GTTATTGATCTCACGAGAGTTTCACAAGAGCTTGCCTACCTTGCAAGTGATGCGGACCTGGTTATCTTGGAAGGGATG GGTCGTGGAATAGAGACAAATCTTTATGCACAATTCAAGTGTGATTCCCTCAAGATTGGAATG GTGAAACACCCAGAGGTCGCCCTGTTTCTTGGAGGACGGCTTTATGATTGCGTCTTTAAATACaatgaagttttgagttga
- the LOC109006670 gene encoding cysteine protease XCP1-like, whose product MAFSSYSKISLLVFSLSLFVCCALAHDYSIVGYSPEHLTCLDKIIELFESWMSKHGKTYRSIEEKLHRFEVFKDNLKHIDQRNKESSSYWLGLNEFADLTHEEFKNKYLGLKPELPRRRSSSKDFSYRDVEDLPKSMDWREKGAVTPVKNQGSCGSCWAFSTVAAIEGINQIVTGNLTSLSEQELIDCDKSFNSGCNGGLMDYAFEFIISNGGLHKEEDYPYLMEEGTCEEEEETNAVTISGYQDVPQNDEVSLLKALAHQPLSVAIDASGRDFQFYSGGVFNGHCGTELDHGVTAVGYGSSKGSDYIIVKNSWGPKWGEKGYIRMKRNIGKPEGICGINKLASYPTKEN is encoded by the exons ATGGCTTTCTCTTCATACTCAAAGATCTCCCTTCTGGTTTTTTCCTTGTCTCTGTTTGTCTGTTGTGCTCTAGCTCATGATTATTCAATTGTGGGTTATTCACCAGAGCACTTGACATGCTTGGACAAAATCATAGAACTATTCGAATCATGGATGTCAAAACACGGCAAGACTTACAGGAGCATCGAAGAGAAGTTGCATAGGTTCGAGGTATTCAAGGATAACTTGAAGCACATTGATCAGAGGAACAAGGAGAGTTCAAGCTACTGGCTTGGGTTGAACGAGTTTGCAGACTTAACCCACGAGGAGTTCAAGAACAAGTATTTGGGATTGAAACCTGAGCTGCCTAGAAGAAGAAGCTCCTCCAAAGACTTCAGTTACAGAGATGTGGAGGATCTGCCCAAGTCTATGGATTGGAGAGAGAAAGGAGCTGTTACTCCTGTCAAGAACCAGGGTTCATGTG GTAGTTGTTGGGCATTCTCAACTGTTGCAGCCATTGAGGGCATAAATCAGATCGTGACGGGTAACTTAACGTCGTTGTCGGAGCAAGAGCTGATTGACTGCGACAAATCCTTCAATAGTGGCTGCAATGGAGGTCTCATGGATTATGCATTCGAGTTCATTATCTCAAATGGAGGACTGCACAAGGAGGAAGACTACCCATATCTAATGGAGGAAGGCACTTGTGAGGAGGAG GAAGAAACGAACGCAGTGACAATAAGTGGTTACCAGGATGTGCCACAAAATGATGAAGTCAGTCTTTTGAAGGCACTGGCTCACCAGCCTCTTAGCGTAGCCATCGATGCTTCTGGCCGAGACTTCCAATTTTACAGTGGG GGGGTATTCAATGGACATTGTGGAACTGAGCTTGATCATGGAGTAACAGCAGTTGGATATGGGTCATCGAAGGGGTCAGATTACATCATTGTGAAGAATTCATGGGGACCAAAGTGGGGAGAGAAAGGGTACATACGGATGAAGAGGAACATTGGAAAACCCGAAGGGATATGCGGCATCAACAAATTGGCATCGTATCCTACCAAAGAGAATTGA
- the LOC109006666 gene encoding CMP-sialic acid transporter 4-like — translation MEYRKPKHQEEDEEAAVGGDAVESLRGKAHSLNTVATLGGGTAVDPSKWKRKSIVTLALTVLTSSQAILIVWSKRAGKYEYSVTTANFMVETLKCALSVAALSRIWRNEGVTEDNRLSTTLDEVIVYPIPAALYLVKNLLQYYIFAYVDAPGYQILKNLNIISTGVLYRIILKKKLSEIQWAAFILLCAGCTTAQLNSNSDHVLQTPFQGWMMAIVMALLSGFAGVYTEAIIKKRPSRNINVQNFWLYVFGMVFNVIAIVVQDFDAVMNKGFFHGYSIITVLMILNHALSGIAVSMVMKYADNIVKVYSTSVAMLLTAVVSVFLFGFNLSLAFFLGSIVVSVSVYLHSAGKLR, via the exons ATGGAGTACAGAAAACCCAAACATCAg gaagaagatgaggaagcTGCTGTTGGAGGAGACGCCGTAGAGAGCTTACGCGGGAAAGCTCATTCATTGAATACTGTGGCCACGTTGGGAGGGGGGACGGCCGTTGACCCGTCCAAGTGGAAGCGCAA GTCCATTGTTACACTTGCATTGACTGTTCTTACGAGTTCGCAAGCGATACTTATTGTATGGTCTAAGCGGGCTGGCAAGTATGAATATAGTGTTACCACTGCAAATTTTATG gtGGAGACTTTAAAATGCGCATTATCGGTTGCAGCATTGTCCAGAATCTGGAGAAATGAAGGTGTTACTGAAGATAATAg GTTGAGCACAACATTGGATGAAGTTATTGTGTACCCCATTCCTGCAGCACTTTATCTAGTCAAAAACTTGCTTCAG TATTACATCTTTGCATATGTTGATGCCCCGGGTTATCAGATACTGAAGAACCTGAATATTATCAGTACCGGTGTTCTGTACAGAATTATACTTAAGAAGAA gtTAAGCGAGATTCAATGGGCGGCTTTCATTCTACTATGTGCTGGGTGCACCACAGCTCAGCTAAACTCAAA CTCTGATCATGTCCTTCAAACTCCTTTTCAAGGATGGATGATGGCCATT GTCATGGCACTCTTGAGTGGTTTTGCAGGAGTATATACCGAA GCTATAATTAAAAAGCGTCCTTCCAGAAACATAAACGTGCAGAACTTTTGGTTGTATGTATTTGGGATGGTCTTCAATGTAATTGCTATCGTAGTCCAAGATTTTGATGCGGTGATGAACAA GGGATTCTTCCACGGATACTCTATTATTACAGTTCTCATGATTCTCAACCATGCACTTAG TGGCATTGCTGTATCTATGGTAATGAAGTATGCTGATAATATTGTGAAG GTCTATTCTACCTCTGTGGCAATGCTTCTCACAGCTGTTGTCTCTGTCTTTTTGTTTGGGTTTAACCTTTCCCTTGCCTTCTTCCTTGGCTCAAT TGTCGTATCTGTTTCAGTTTATTTACATTCTGCTGGGAAGCTGCGATAG